GCAGGCCGAAGTGCATGTGCGCGATGCGGGCGGCCAGTTGGCGCAGGTCGGTGTCGTGGGTGGCCTGTGCAGCGACGGCCAGGGCGGTGGCGCGGTCACTGTGGCTCCAGCCGGAGGACTCGCACTCCCGCCGAAGGTCGGACAGGCTCGCGGCGGCAGCCAGTCCGTCGCTGGGCTCCGCCTCTGCCTCCGGGGCGAGCGGGGGCGGCTGACGGGGAGCGGCCGGCACGGAAGCGGCCAGCGGGGCGGGCGGGGTCACGGCTGGCTCAGGGAGAGCGGGCCGATCCTCGAGGTGGGCCCGGTAGGCAGCGGAGAGGTCCTCCAAGTCCTGGCGGCGCGCACGGTGCAGGTCGATGGGCTCCTGCAGGCTGGTGTCGAGCAGCTGCACCCCGCCGTGGAAGGCGTGGAAGCCGATCGACTCCCACAGGGCGGCGATTTTGGCCTTCGCGGTAGCACGGTAGGCGTCACTCACCTCGTCCCGGTTTTCGGGCCATTCGGCCATGCCGGGCTCAGCCGCGACCGCGCAGCAGCCACCGGACAGGCGGCGGATGGCCTCGGCGGCGAACACCGGGCCCAGGCCGAAGCCGCGCCAGGGACGGGTCAGGAACACCCGGTCCACGATGAGCAGATCCCCCACCGGACAGTCGATGGTCTCCTGGAAGGCATCGGAATACTCGCCGTCGTGAAGGATGGCGGAGGCGATGCTCTCCAGGTCTCCCGACTGGGCGTCCGCGACCATCCAGCGGTCCACACCGGTGTAGTCACGCAGCCGCCACAGACGCAGCCAGCCGACCTCGCTGCCGTCGTCGATAAGCTGCTGACAGGCTTCGGTGCAACCGCCAGCGCATTCCTCCTCCTCATCGTGGTAGGCGCGGATGGAGACACCCCAGTGCTCGAGGGTGTCCTCATCCTCGTAAGGCACGGCGGGGTGCCCGTGGCTGTAGACGAGCCGCAACTGGGCCGGGTCGCCGGGAAGTTCGCTAGCCGGTCGGCGCGCAAGACTCATGAGGGTGGAGGCTAGCCGTCGCCACTGACAATGGGTCCGGCGTCGAGCCTCGGCCGACGGTAGCTGAGGATGTTCATTGCACTCCGGACATCGGGCGCGGGCCGACATGTCGGAGTGGGAGGGGCAGTTACCACTGCTTCCGCTGCGCGGTTCGGTAGGCGAGGGGCCTCAATCATCCGCTGAAGTCTTCTCCGGAACAACGCCCCGAGCGGCAGCGTCACACAGTGGTGCGGCGAGGGCGTCCCAGCCAGGCCTGGCGGGATGCAATGCAGGCTGTCATTGCGGATCACGGCATGGTCTTTCCGCTCAACCGGCCGGTGATGAGCCGCGCTTGGGCGACCTGTGCGTCATGCTCTCCTCGCGAGCCCGCTTGGCGTCTCGGATGGCAATGGCCCATGCAGCTATGGCCGCTGCCGAGGCGACTATCGCGCTGTACGCGTCGGCAGGGAGAGCAAGCATGTGGGGTGGGCCTGTCGCTGACCGTACCAAGCCCTGCCTCCAGAAACGTCGGTTGCGACGGCGCCCACCGTCGTGCGCGCCCGGCAGCAAAATGGGAGGAAGGTTCACGAAGATCTGTCGTGTCCCTTACGGCTCCGCCCTGGGCAACTGTGTGGGCACCCCACTGCCGACGGTGCGGGGCCCCAGCCGGAGAGGCGGCACCACTGCAACTGTGCAAGCCCAGTAGGTGGTCCCGCGGGGCTTCGCCAGATGACGCGGCCCTGCCACATCTGGACACGACGCCGGGGTACCGGCGTGAGGTGTGGGTTAGCCGGAGGCCGCTTCTGTCAACCGAGAACCGGCTTATCACTCTATCGATGTGCCACCGATGTTGCCGCGGCGGAATGCGTGGAAGTAAGGCCGTAACAGCGGTACCTGCGGCGTTCTTAACCCACATCGGCGGGCAGAGTTCGCGGCTTCTCTCTCACTGCGGTCTCTGCTCGCGTCCGCGTAGCGCTAAGGTCACGGCACAGGTTGAGGAAGGGGGAAGGGTGGCTCATCAAAGCTTCCTGCTCAACAGCGCCAGACATTTGCGGAGCTTGGTGGCTGAGGACGAAGAGGCAGTGCGGGCCGCAGCGAAGCGGGTCCAGGAAGCGCAGGAGTCGCTCGAGGACGCTCAGCTGCGGGCGGAGGCCTCGCGAGAAGTTCTCCAGAGCGTGGAGAGCCGTTTGAGCAAGGTGGTGGGCTCACCCCTGGCATCGCAGGATGTGCTGTTCCCGTCGACCACGGCTGACGCGAACGCCTCCACTCCACCGATGCCTGTGGTCGATCTGATCCGGGAATTCCTGCGGCCGCGCGGGGAAGCGACAACGGGTGAGATCATCGAGCACGTCCGCCAGTCACGCCCCTCGACCAACTCCTCCAACGTCAGCCCCGAGTTGAGCCGGCTGGTGAAAATGGGCGATGTGGTGCGGCCACGGCAGGGCGTATACAGCCTTTCCCCAACCGCTAAGTCACACGAGGGGAGTGCCTGACCCGGACGGTTCTCGAGCAGCGCAAAGCACCGCCGGTTGGCCCCGACGGTGCTGTGATGCGCGCACAAATCAGCTGAAGTCACCAAACAACCCACCGATCGGCTCCGCGCGTACTCACTATAGCGAGCACGCGCGGACCGCGCGGATGGGTCACCCACCCATTTCGAAAAGCGGTACACATGTTCGTATATTCTGCTGGCGCCCTATCGCTTCCAGCGTCGGCCTGTGCGAGGGGGGCTCGTTGATGACGACCGTCACAGGCGATGGACGCGTGTTGCCGACCGGCCGGGCCAGCTTGCGCCATCAGCGCGAAGTGTTCCTTGGTGCCGTTCGGCTCAGTGGCCCGGAGCGTCTCGTGATCAAGAGCACGCACGTCGCCAAGGAGGTCGGTCTGAGCGGCGACACAGTCACCGAGAGCCTGCGCTTCTTCGACACCTTGGGCATCGTTACCGGCGCTCGCGGCCGCTACGCCGCTACCGAGGAAGGCGTTGCGCTGGCCGAGGTGTGGCCCGCTGACGAGACGCGTGCCCGGGTGATGCTTCACCACCTGTTTGAGGGCCACTGGGCCACCGATGCCGCCCGGACTGCTCTGGCACAGGGACCCGTGGAGGCCGAGGCGCTGGCCCAGCATCTTCAGTTGGGCCTGCCCGGCCACCCCCGCCGTGGCCTGTATGTCGTGGAGTGGCTGATCGAGGGGCTGATCATCCATCCCGACCGGCACGGCAGGGTCTATGCAACGAGCCCCGGCCAGGTGCCGCCAGCCTCTACGCTTCCGCAGCCGCGCAAGTCCGAGCACGAGCCGTCCGATGGCTACGTGATGGGCATGTGCAATGAGGAATTGCGACGGCTTCCCACCTCGCAGTACGTGTCGGTGCTGCGCAGCTTCAAAACGATGATCGAACAAGTGGACGCCGTTCCGGCCTGATGCCGGGCAGGCAGCCCGGGCCTGGATCGGTCAGACACTCCAGCTACCTGGGCAGCATCCGGTGGTCCCGTTCGGTCTGCCGTCGGGCGGGCACCGTCGCCTTGGCCGTCAGGCCGGCGGGTCGGCGGGTCTCGCCTGAGGGGTGGATGTTTCCTTTCTACTTCCCTCGGGAGTCGCGATGCAGTTGTTCAAGAAGCAATGTCCGGCGTGGTTGACCCTGACGGCCGCGGTGCTGTCGGGCGCTGCGCGGGCAGTCGTCAGTTTCGCACTGAACCTCGCCGGCACTGACGCAGGCATAGAGCACGCTTTGCAGCAGCCCGGTCCTGACGAGCATTCGGCAGGGCCGGGTTTTCCTCGCTGCGGATGGTGACGGCGCGATGGAGCGCACAGGTTCCGCCGCATTGGATGCTGCTTCGCGCGGTGTCCGCTGACCTCTTGATCGCTCGGCGACCGGACAGCTCTCGGTGTCTGCTCGTGATGCGGGGTAGCCATTCCCTGGCGCAGCCACTCGATGTCGTCGACTGGTGCCCGCGGCGTCCAGGTGCCGAGCGCGACCGGATCCGAGACCGGGGACTGGGGGAAGATCGGGTCGATGTCTATTTCGAGGTCCTCGGGTGGCTGGCCGCGGTCGGCGAGCATGCCCGCCATGGTGTGGAAGCCGATCCAGCCGCACTTCTTGCCGTAGCAGTCGATCCGGCCGCCGGAGGTGCGACCCCGCCGGGAAGCTGCTGAGGTGATGCGGCGTTCCACCTCATCGAACGGGTCGGGGCGCCAGCCCAGTGCGTACACCACGCCGAGGACGACAGCAGTGGCTTCCCGGTGGCCGGGGTGGGAGGTCGTCGTAGTTGTCGCGGCCCGAAAACAGGGGTCCGAGGGTGTAGTTGCCGAAATTCATGCCGATCGTCGTGCTGACGTCATCCCGGTGCGGGTCGCGCAGGCGTTGATGCTCCCTGGCTTAGGGTCCAGGGGTGCGTACGCGGGCCGAGTCCCCGCGCTCATCGGCCTACCGGAGCCACGACCGCAGGTGGCGACGCAGACTGGTCAGCGGCCTTGGCCTGTGCTCTTCGGTGTATTGGGACAACAGATGGCGGTCACGATCCCTGTTCTGGGCGACTTCTGCTGTCGAGTAGTGCCGGCTCCATCGGATGCGGCCGTCATCAATCCAGTAGTGCGAGCGGCAAGGCAGCGCCCAGTTGCCGATCGAGGGGGTGAGGGACACGTTTTGGCCGTCGTAGGTAATCGACCACTGTGC
The Streptomyces dangxiongensis genome window above contains:
- a CDS encoding DUF6527 family protein; the protein is TTYSLITNESPRGPAVTAQDTLRPVFTDTFPETMDAGVLYVSIPYRTCSHLCCCGCGHEVITPLSPAQWSITYDGQNVSLTPSIGNWALPCRSHYWIDDGRIRWSRHYSTAEVAQNRDRDRHLLSQYTEEHRPRPLTSLRRHLRSWLR
- a CDS encoding cupin domain-containing protein, with the translated sequence MTTVTGDGRVLPTGRASLRHQREVFLGAVRLSGPERLVIKSTHVAKEVGLSGDTVTESLRFFDTLGIVTGARGRYAATEEGVALAEVWPADETRARVMLHHLFEGHWATDAARTALAQGPVEAEALAQHLQLGLPGHPRRGLYVVEWLIEGLIIHPDRHGRVYATSPGQVPPASTLPQPRKSEHEPSDGYVMGMCNEELRRLPTSQYVSVLRSFKTMIEQVDAVPA